The sequence CGGTGGAAAAGCCGGCCATCTTCCAGGTTTATGTGGAACCGGCCCGCCGTTGCTTCGATCCGAAGGTTCCCAACTACGACAAGAAGTTCACCGTGAAGATCAGCGGCGAGCAGGGCGGCGGCACCATCCTGAACGCCTACTCCGGCAACGCCTCGGCGATTGGCGAGATGATCGAGAAGGAACAGATGCTCTGGGGCCGGTCGATGGCCTGTACGATCATCCTCTCATGGAACACCAAGGACGATCCGGCCCATCCCTACATCGAGGCGAACATGATCAAGGCCCTCACTTGGAATCCTTGACCATCCCGGCGGCCTTCAGGGCTCCGATGCCTCCCCGCAATGCGTAAACCTGGTCCGTCATCTGGAGCTTGAGGATCCGCTCGGCGATCTGCGAGCTGACGCCACAGTTTCCCTCGCTGCAATAGACCACCACCGGCGGCCCTTCGACCAGTCTCTCCATCGTGGACGCCTCGAATTGGTTGGCGTCCTCCTTGGCATCGAGATTCCACAAGATC comes from Luteolibacter sp. LG18 and encodes:
- a CDS encoding rhodanese-like domain-containing protein: MNVIGQTAVIAAISLVAAAANFRIAGPPLRDVPCRQEDLKPHEICLATVIERWQGKVLWVDARPRREWELDGMPGSILWNLDAKEDANQFEASTMERLVEGPPVVVYCSEGNCGVSSQIAERILKLQMTDQVYALRGGIGALKAAGMVKDSK